In Vibrio alginolyticus NBRC 15630 = ATCC 17749, the sequence GCTTTGATTGTAGTCGCAAGACCACGAGTCTCTAGCTTGCTGTAGATAAATGGTTTGAATAGCTCAAGTGCCATCTTCTTAGGAAGACCACACTGGTGTAGACGAAGGTATGGACCTACTGTGATTACAGAACGGCCAGAGTAGTCTACACGTTTACCTAGAAGGTTCTGACGGAAACGACCTTGTTTACCCTTGATCATATCAGCAAGAGATTTCAGAGGACGCTTGTTAGAACCTGTGATCGCACGACCACGACGACCGTTATCTAGTAGCGCATCAACAGACTCTTGCAGCATACGTTTTTCGTTACGTACGATGATGTCCGGAGCAGCTAGCTCTAGAAGACGCTTCAAACGGTTGTTACGGTTGATCACACGACGGTATAGATCGTTAAGATCAGAAGTCGCAAAGCGACCGCCATCTAGAGGTACTAGAGGACGTAGATCTGGCGGAAGTACTGGAAGTACAGTTAGGATCATCCACTCAGGGTTGTTACCCGATGCGATGAACGCTTCTACCAGCTTAAGACGCTTAGTTACTTTCTTACGCTTAGTTTCAGAGTTTGTTGTCTCTAACTCTTCACGCATTTGTTCTGCTTCAGCGTGCATATCCATAGAACCTAGTAGGTCCTTGATAGCTTCCGCACCCATCTTAGCAGTGAACTCGTCGCCCCACTCTTCTAGACGATCTAGATACTCTTCTTCAGTAAGCATCTGACCTTTTTCTAGATCAGTCATACCAGGCTCTGTTACTACGTACATTTCGAAGTACAGAACGCGTTCGATATCACGTAGAGGGATATCCATTAGTAGACCGATACGAGACGGTAGCGATTTTAGGAACCAGATGTGAGCTACTGGTGAAGCCAGTTCAATGTGGCCCATACGGTCACGACGAACTTTAGTTTGTGTAACTTCTACACCACACTTCTCACAGATAACACCACGGTGCTTCAGGCGCTTGTACTTACCACAAAGACATTCGTAGTCTTTAACTGGACCAAAGATACGCGCACAGAACAGACCATCGCGTTCAGGTTTGAACGTACGATAGTTGATCGTTTCAGGTTTTTTAACTTCACCGAAAGACCATGAACGGATCATGTCTGGTGAAGATAGACCGATTTTGATTGCATCAAATTCTTCGGTCTTATGCTGTGCTTTTAGAAAGTTTAATAAGTCTTTCACAATCAGCTCCTGTAAGGAGTTAAAAGGAGCTCACTTGCTAAAGTGAGCACCTTCTTCCAAATAATCGCTTTGATTCTCTCGACTTTCATCAAGAGAGAAAAGGATTACTCTTCGTCTTCTAGCTCGATGTTGATACCTAGCGAGCGGATCTCTTTCAACAGTACGTTGAACGATTCTGGCATGCCAGGTTCCATGCTGTGGTTACCGTCTACGATGTTCTTGTACATCTTAGTACGGCCGTTAACGTCATCCGACTTAACCGTTAGCATTTCTTGTAGCGTGTAAGCAGCACCGTATGCTTCTAGTGCCCATACTTCCATCTCACCGAAACGCTGACCACCGAACTGAGCTTTACCACCTAGTGGCTGCTGAGTTACTAGGCTGTACGAACCAGTTGAACGAGCGTGCATCTTGTCATCAACAAGGTGGTTCAGTTTCAGCATGTACATGTAACCAACAGTTACAGGACGCTCAAACGCATCACCTGTGCGACCATCAAACAGTGTTAACTGACCTGATGTTGGTAGATCTGCTAGCTCAAGAAGTGCTTTGATTGACTCTTCTGGAGCGCCATCAAATACAGGAGTCGCGATTGGTAGACCGCCACGCAAGTTCTTGATCAGAGTACGTACTTCATCATCAGATAGAGAAGCAATGTCTACTTTCTGGCGAGTGTCGCCTAGATCGTAAACTTTTTGTAGGAACTCGCGGAATTTCGCTAGTTCTTGCTGCTCTTTAACCATCTGGTTGATCTTGTCACCGATACCTTTCGCTGCCAGACCTAAGTGTACTTCTAGGATCTGACCGATGTTCATACGCGAAGGTACACCCAGTGGGTTAAGTACGATGTCTACAGGCTGACCTTTCTCATCGTATGGCATGTCTTCAACAGGGTTGATCTTAGAGATTACACCCTTGTTACCGTGACGACCCGCCATCTTATCACCAGGCTGAATGCGACGTTTAACCGCTAGGTAAACCTTAACGATCTTCAGTACACCAGGTGCTAAATCATCACCTTGAGTGATCTTACGACGCTTAGTTTCGAACTTCTTATCGAAGTCGGCTTTTAGCTCATCCCACTGCTCAGCAAGTTGCTCAAGCTGAGTTTGTAGTGCGTCATCTTCTAGCGTTAGTTCTAGCCACTTCTTACGATCAGTTGTGTCTAGTTTCGCTTCAGAGTAACCGCCTTCAATCAATACAGCTTTAACACGGTTTAGAAGGCCGCCCTCAAGAATCTGGAATTCTTCAGTTAGGTCTTTCTTCGCTTCTTTAAGCTGCATCTGTTCGATTTCAAGCGCACGCTTGTCTTTCTCTACGCCATCGCGAGTAAAGACTTGAACGTCGATGATCGTACCTGATACAGAGTTAGGTACACGTAGTGAAGTATCTTTAACGTCAGATGCTTTTTCACCGAAGATTGCACGTAGTAGCTTCTCTTCAGGCGTTAGCTGAGTTTCACCTTTAGGTGTAACTTTACCAACTAGGATGTCGCCACCCTTAACTTCAGCACCGATGTAAACGATACCTGACTCGTCTAGTTTAGACAGAGCAGACTCACCTACGTTTGGAATATCCGCTGTGATCTCTTCAGAACCAAGCTTAGTATCACGCGCCACACAAGTCAGTTCTTGGATGTGGATAGTCGTGAAACGGTCTTCTTGAACTACGCGCTCAGATACTAAGATCGAGTCTTCGAAGTTGTAACCGTTCCAAGGCATGAACGCGATACGCATGTTTTGACCAAGCGCTAGTTCACCAAGGTCTGTTGAAGGACCATCAGCAAGAACATCACCGCGTGATACAGGCTCACCTGGCATCACACATGGGCGCTGGTTAATACATGTGTTCTGGTTAGAACGTGTGTATTTAGTCAGGTTGTAGATGTCGATACCAGCTTCACCTGGTACTAGCTCTTCTTCGTTAACTTTAACAACGATACGAGAAGCATCTACTGACTGGATTACACCACCACGTTTAGCAACTGCAGTTACACCTGAGTCAACGGCTACGTTACGTTCAATACCAGTACCAACAAGCGGTTTGTCAGCTTTCAGTGTTGGAACTGCCTGACGTTGCATGTTCGCACCCATCAATGCACGGTTCGCATCATCGTGTTCTAGGAACGGGATAAGCGATGCAGCGATAGATACAACCTGGTTTGTCGCAACGTCCATGTACTGAGCGTGCTCACGAGGGTGTAGACCAGATTCACCTTTCTGACGAGCTGTGATCAACTCATCTGCAAAAGTACCATCTTCGTTTAGCTTAGCGTTCGCCTGTGCGATAACGAATTGGCCTTCTTCGATTGCAGATAGGTAATCTACTTCGTCTGTTACTACGCCATCTACAACGCGACGGTATGGTGTCTCTAGGAAACCGTACTCGTTACAACGCGCAAACGCAGATAGAGAGTTGATCAGACCGATGTTTGGACCTTCAGGCGTTTCGATAGGACATAGACGACCGTAGTGAGTTACGTGTACGTCACGTACTTCGAAGCCAGCACGTTCACGAGTTAGACCGCCAGGACCCAATGCAGAAATACGACGCTTGTGCGTTACTTCTGATAGCGGGTTGTTTTGGTCCATGAACTGTGAAAGCTGTGAAGAGCCAAAGAATTCTTTAACTGCCGCAGAAATTGGCTTCGCGTTGATCAAGTCTTGAGGCATGATTGCGTCAAGATCGCCTAGGCTTAGACGCTCTTTAACTGCACGCTCAACACGTACTAGACCTACACGGAACTGGTTCTCAGCCATTTCGCCTACAGAACGGATACGACGGTTGCCTAGGTGGTCGATATCGTCCACTTCGCCCTTACCGTTACGGATCGCGATCAGCTTCTTCATCACTTCGATGATATCAGTTTCATCAAGTGTGCCTTGCTCTTGAGCATCTTCACGGCCGATAGAGCTGTTGAACTTCATACGACCAACAGTCGATAGATCGTAACGCTCTTCAGAGAAGAATAGGCTTTCGAATAGAGCTTCTGCAGCTTCTTTTGTTGGCGGCTCACCAGGGCGCATCATGCGGTAGATTTCTACCAATGCAGAAATACGATCAACCGTGCTGTCGATACGTAGTGTTTCTGACATGAATGGACCATGGTCTAGATCGTTCGTGAATAGAACTTCTAGCGCTTTGTGGCCAGCCTGAGATAGGTTCGCTAGTGCTTCCAGGCTGATTTCCTGGTTAGCGTTAACAATGATCTCGCCTGTTGCTTCATTGATATAATCTTTTGATGCAACTTTACCTACGATGTACTCAACTGGTACTTCGATGTGATCAACACCATCTTTTTCTAGTTGGCGGATATGACGAGCTGTTACGCGACGACCTTGCTCAACGTAAACTTTACCATTTGCTTCGATGTCGAATGACGCAGTTTCACCACGTAGACGATCCGGAACCAACTCCATCAATAGAGTTTGGTCTTTCACTTCGAAGTTCACTTTCTCGAAGAAGATATCTAGGATTTCTTCTGTCGACTTACCTAGTGCTCGAAGGATGATCGATGCTGGTAGCTTACGACGGCGGTCGATACGAACGTATAAGTTATCCTTAGGATCAAACTCGAAATCAAGCCATGAACCACGGTAAGGAATAACACGTGCGTTGTATAAAACTTTACCTGAAGAGTGGGTCTTACCCTTATCGCTGTCGAAGAACACGCCTGGGCTTCGGTGCAGCTGGGATACGATAACCCTCTCGGTACCGTTGATTACGAAGGTACCATTGTCTGTCATGAGTGGAATTTCACCCATGTAGACTTCTTGTTCTTTAATGTCTTTTACAGTACCTGCTGGCGCGTCTTTATCAAAGATAACTAGGCGTAGTTTTACACGTAGTGGCTTTGAGTAAGTTACACCGCGGATTTGACATTCTTTAACGTCAAAAACTGGCTCACCAAGACGGTAGCTAACGTATTGCAGCTCAGAATTGCCGTTGTAGCTCTGAATCGGGAATACAGAACGGAAAGCGGCTTCAAGACCGTATTGACCTTCAGGATCCTGTTCGATAAATTTGTCGAACGAATCGAGCTGGATCGATAGCAGGTATGGAATGTCCAAAACTTGTGGACGAGTACCAAAGTCCTTACGGATGCGCTTTTTCTCGGTATAAGAGTAAACCATGGGGTTCCTCAGCTCGCTGATAAGTGACCCAAACTGTCCGCCCGCTCCTAGTTACTTAAGGGGGGTAAGGGACAGTGACTAATATAGCTGTTTACTGTAGTGACATTTCATTTCGTAAGAATGAAATGTTTTTTGCATGGATATCAGGCGCTTAAACAGCGGGAAAATTCGCCTATACCCTACAGCGCAAAAAGGCCGGTGGTTAAAAAACCACCAGCCAATTAGCCGTTAGGCTAAGAAACTATGCAATAATTACTTAACAGCAACAGTTGCACCAGCTTCTTCTAGCTGAGCTTTAAGAGCTTCAGCTTCTGCTTTCTCAACACCTTCTTTAAGAGGTGCTGGAGCGCCGTCTACTAGAGCTTTAGCTTCTTTAAGACCTAGGCCAGTTGCGCCACGTACTGCTTTGATTACAGCAACTTTGTTACCGCCAGCAGCTTCTAGGATTACGTCGAATTCAGTTTGCTCAGCAGCAGCTTCGCCTGCAGCAGCGCCGCCAGCTACAACAGCAGCAGCAGCAGAAACACCGAATTTCTCTTCCATTGCTTCGATTAGTTCAACAACTTGCATTACAGACATTTCTGCAACTGCGTCTAGGATTTGCTCGTTAGTAATAGACATAACAATTCTCTTTTAAGTCAACAATAAGTTTATTAAGCAACCAGTAAAAAGCAAGGCTTATGCCGCTGCTTCTTGTTTTTGATCGCGGATAGCTGCGATAGTACGCGCCAGCTTGCCAGCCGAAGCTTCTTTCATGCACATCATTAGGCGTGCGATTGCTTCGTCGTAAGTTGGTAGTGTTGCTAGTACTTCAGCGTCAGTTAAAGCGCCTTCAAATGCAGCAGCTTTGATCTCGAAATCTTTGTTCTCTTTAGCGAAGTCTTTGAAAAGACGCGCTGCAGCACCTGGGTGCTCATTAGAGAATGCGATTAGAGTAGGACCAGTGAAAGTGTCAGTTAGACACTCGTACTCAGTACCTTCAACCGCACGACGAGCAAGAGTGTTACGAACAACTCTCATGTAAACGCCAGCTTCACGAGCTTGTTTACGTAGAGAAGTCATCGCGCCAACTTGAACGCCACGAGAATCAGCTACAACTGCAGAAAGTGCACCACTGGCAGCTTCGTTGACTTCAGCAACAATTGCTTTTTTGTCTTGAAGGTTTAAAGCCATCTTGGATTTACTCCTGGTTGTCGTTACACCACTCACTATCATCACGACAGTGAGAGCTATTGAGGTGCTTCCCCAGAAGAAAGTTAACTATATTACATAGAGCTTTCTGTCAGTTCGGGCACCATCTACGTAGGATAATTAAGTTTGCTTTTACACAAACACCTACGGTCTTGGACGGAGACTGGGTCTTAATTCATTTCGAACTAGGAGACAGTTCAAAGAACCAAAGTTCAGCCCCAACCACAAATATTAGGCGCAAAATTATACACTAATTTTGCGCCTAAGCAAATAAATTATGCTTGAGTGTTCAGGCTAGCCTGATCAACAGCAACACCAGCACCCATAGTAGTAGAGATGCTTACTTTCTTCAGGAAAGTACCTTTCGCTGAAGATGGCTTAGCTTTCTTCAGAGCAACTAGAAGTGCTTCTAGGTTCTCTTTGATCTGCTCAGCAGAGAAGTTTGCTTTACCGATAGTAGTGTGGATGATGCCGTTTTTGTCGTTACGGTAACGAACCTGACCAGCTTTAGCGTTTTTAACTGCTTCAGCAACGTTAGGAGTTACAGTACCAACTTTAGGGTTTGGCATAAGACCGCGAGGACCTAGGATAGTACCTAGTTGACCTACAACGCGCATTGCATCTGGAGAAGCAACAACTACGTCAAAGTTCATTTCGCCTTTCTTAACTTGCTCAGCAAGATCTTCCATACCTACGATGTCTGCGCCAGCTTCTTTAGCTGCTTCAGCGTTAGCACCTTGAGTGAACACTGCAACGCGGATTTCGCGGCCAGTACCGTGAGGTAGTACAGTTGCACCACGTACGTTCTGGTCAGATTTACGAGCATCAATGCCTAGGTTAACAGCAACGTCTACAGACTCAACGAATTTAGCAGTCGCTAGTTCTTGAAGAAGAGCAACAGCTTCGTTGATTTCGTATTCTTTAGTTACGTCAACTTTTTCGCGGATTACGCGCATGCGCTTAGTTAGTTTTGCCATCTTATTAACCCTCTACCACTAGGCCCATTGAACGAGCAGTACCAGCGATAGAACGCTTCATCGCTTCGATGTCAGCACCAGTCATATCAGCAGCTTTAGTTTCTGCGATTTCTTGGATTTGAGCGTCAGTTACAGTACCAACTTTTTCAGTGTTTGGACGACCTGAACCAGACTTAACGCCAGCAGCTTTCTTAAGAAGAACAGCAGCAGGTGGAGTCTTAGTTACGAACGTGAAAGAACGGTCGCTGTATACTGTGATAACTACTGGAGTTGGTAGACCTTTCTCAATAGATTCTGTTTTTGCGTTGAACGCTTTACAGAATTCCATGATGTTCACACCGTGTTGACCTAGTGCAGGACCTACTGGTGGACTAGGGTTAGCCATACCAGCAGCAACTTGTAGCTTGATGTAAGCTTCAACTTTCTTAGCCATGATAATTCCTAAGTTTGGGTACAAACGCTAATCGCGGATCAGCTCCCCGTTTGTGTAAGAAACTTTTTACTTCACTTGAAGTAAAAAGGCGCGAAATTATAGTCATAATCCGCGCCTTATACAACCCTAAAAAGGTGATTTTTTATACTCTTTAACGAAGAGTCTTAGTCCAGCTTTTCAACCTGACCAAATTCAAGCTCAACTGGTGTCGCACGACCAAAGATCGATACAGACACTTTCAGGCGGCTCTTCTCGTAATCCACTTCTTCAACAGTACCGTTGAAGTCAGCAAATGGACCTTCGTTAACACGTACCACTTCACCCGCTTCGTACATTGTACGCGGACGAGGCGCTTCACTCGCTTTCTCAAGACGATTAAGAATCGCGTCAGCCTCTTTATCCGTGATAGGTGCCGGACGGTCTGAGGTACCACCAATGAAGCCCATGACACGCGGCACACTGCGTACTAGGTGCCATGATTCATCGTTCATAATCATCTGAACAAGGACGTAACCTGGGAAGAACTTACGCTCAGATTTGCGACGCTGACCCGCGCGCATTTCCACTACTTCTTCAGTAGGAACCAGTACTTCACCGAATAGCTCTTCCATGCCGTGCATTTTGATATGCTCGCGCAGAGATTGAGCTACACGACCTTCAAATCCAGAGAAGGCTTGAACCACATACCAGCGTTTTTTTGGAGCTTCACTCATGAATAAAAACCCTCTATACCCCAGTTGCTAGAGCTACTAGACGAACCATAATTCCGTCAATACCCCATAGCACTAGAGCCATTACAATACTTACAGCTAAAACGATCAGTGTTGTTTGCATGGTTTCTTGGCGAGTAGGCCAAACAACTTTACGTACTTCCATACGAGATTCTTTTGCAAAACTGATCGCTGCTTTACCTTTAGTCGTTGTTGCTGCAACGCCTAAGGCAGCTGCAATAAGAACAACAACGCCTGCAGCACGAACCACTACAGACATTTCACCATACAGGTAATTACCCACAACAGCGGCAGCTGCCAATACGAAAGCGGCTACCCACTTAAACGTATCTGCTGCGTTTGAGCTATCAGGAGTTTCAGCATTATTTGCTTTCATAAAACCAACCTGTTACAAGTCTTAATATAGACGACAACAACCCCGCTGTTGCAGGGCAAACTCCATATCGCTGAAAAAATCAGCGTACTCTTCTTAAGATTAAGCCTCTTTGCTTAATCTTGCTCTGCGCCCAACCCACTTCTGAACAAGAAAACAGCAAAAATAATGTTGAGTGCAGAAAAAGGGCATCAAATGATGCCCTTTTTGCTACTGGTTCGTCAAATCTAATTCAAGATTTTCCGAAAGCATCGCTAATTCGCTATGAATTAGTCGAAGATCTTAGCAACAACACCAGCACCTACTGTACGGCCACCTTCACGGATCGCGAAACGTAGACCTTCGTCCATTGCGATTGGTGCGATTAGCTCTACAGTCATCTGTACGTTGTCGCCTGGCATTACCATTTCTACGCCGTCTGGTAGCTGGATGTCACCAGTTACGTCAGTTGTACGGAAGTAGAATTGTGGACGGTAGCCTTTGAAGAATGGAGTGTGACGACCACCTTCATCTTTAGACAGTACGTATACTTCTGATTC encodes:
- the rplA gene encoding 50S ribosomal protein L1 — protein: MAKLTKRMRVIREKVDVTKEYEINEAVALLQELATAKFVESVDVAVNLGIDARKSDQNVRGATVLPHGTGREIRVAVFTQGANAEAAKEAGADIVGMEDLAEQVKKGEMNFDVVVASPDAMRVVGQLGTILGPRGLMPNPKVGTVTPNVAEAVKNAKAGQVRYRNDKNGIIHTTIGKANFSAEQIKENLEALLVALKKAKPSSAKGTFLKKVSISTTMGAGVAVDQASLNTQA
- the rpoB gene encoding DNA-directed RNA polymerase subunit beta → MVYSYTEKKRIRKDFGTRPQVLDIPYLLSIQLDSFDKFIEQDPEGQYGLEAAFRSVFPIQSYNGNSELQYVSYRLGEPVFDVKECQIRGVTYSKPLRVKLRLVIFDKDAPAGTVKDIKEQEVYMGEIPLMTDNGTFVINGTERVIVSQLHRSPGVFFDSDKGKTHSSGKVLYNARVIPYRGSWLDFEFDPKDNLYVRIDRRRKLPASIILRALGKSTEEILDIFFEKVNFEVKDQTLLMELVPDRLRGETASFDIEANGKVYVEQGRRVTARHIRQLEKDGVDHIEVPVEYIVGKVASKDYINEATGEIIVNANQEISLEALANLSQAGHKALEVLFTNDLDHGPFMSETLRIDSTVDRISALVEIYRMMRPGEPPTKEAAEALFESLFFSEERYDLSTVGRMKFNSSIGREDAQEQGTLDETDIIEVMKKLIAIRNGKGEVDDIDHLGNRRIRSVGEMAENQFRVGLVRVERAVKERLSLGDLDAIMPQDLINAKPISAAVKEFFGSSQLSQFMDQNNPLSEVTHKRRISALGPGGLTRERAGFEVRDVHVTHYGRLCPIETPEGPNIGLINSLSAFARCNEYGFLETPYRRVVDGVVTDEVDYLSAIEEGQFVIAQANAKLNEDGTFADELITARQKGESGLHPREHAQYMDVATNQVVSIAASLIPFLEHDDANRALMGANMQRQAVPTLKADKPLVGTGIERNVAVDSGVTAVAKRGGVIQSVDASRIVVKVNEEELVPGEAGIDIYNLTKYTRSNQNTCINQRPCVMPGEPVSRGDVLADGPSTDLGELALGQNMRIAFMPWNGYNFEDSILVSERVVQEDRFTTIHIQELTCVARDTKLGSEEITADIPNVGESALSKLDESGIVYIGAEVKGGDILVGKVTPKGETQLTPEEKLLRAIFGEKASDVKDTSLRVPNSVSGTIIDVQVFTRDGVEKDKRALEIEQMQLKEAKKDLTEEFQILEGGLLNRVKAVLIEGGYSEAKLDTTDRKKWLELTLEDDALQTQLEQLAEQWDELKADFDKKFETKRRKITQGDDLAPGVLKIVKVYLAVKRRIQPGDKMAGRHGNKGVISKINPVEDMPYDEKGQPVDIVLNPLGVPSRMNIGQILEVHLGLAAKGIGDKINQMVKEQQELAKFREFLQKVYDLGDTRQKVDIASLSDDEVRTLIKNLRGGLPIATPVFDGAPEESIKALLELADLPTSGQLTLFDGRTGDAFERPVTVGYMYMLKLNHLVDDKMHARSTGSYSLVTQQPLGGKAQFGGQRFGEMEVWALEAYGAAYTLQEMLTVKSDDVNGRTKMYKNIVDGNHSMEPGMPESFNVLLKEIRSLGINIELEDEE
- the rplL gene encoding 50S ribosomal protein L7/L12, with translation MSITNEQILDAVAEMSVMQVVELIEAMEEKFGVSAAAAVVAGGAAAGEAAAEQTEFDVILEAAGGNKVAVIKAVRGATGLGLKEAKALVDGAPAPLKEGVEKAEAEALKAQLEEAGATVAVK
- the rplJ gene encoding 50S ribosomal protein L10, giving the protein MALNLQDKKAIVAEVNEAASGALSAVVADSRGVQVGAMTSLRKQAREAGVYMRVVRNTLARRAVEGTEYECLTDTFTGPTLIAFSNEHPGAAARLFKDFAKENKDFEIKAAAFEGALTDAEVLATLPTYDEAIARLMMCMKEASAGKLARTIAAIRDQKQEAAA
- the rplK gene encoding 50S ribosomal protein L11, whose amino-acid sequence is MAKKVEAYIKLQVAAGMANPSPPVGPALGQHGVNIMEFCKAFNAKTESIEKGLPTPVVITVYSDRSFTFVTKTPPAAVLLKKAAGVKSGSGRPNTEKVGTVTDAQIQEIAETKAADMTGADIEAMKRSIAGTARSMGLVVEG
- the nusG gene encoding transcription termination/antitermination protein NusG; its protein translation is MSEAPKKRWYVVQAFSGFEGRVAQSLREHIKMHGMEELFGEVLVPTEEVVEMRAGQRRKSERKFFPGYVLVQMIMNDESWHLVRSVPRVMGFIGGTSDRPAPITDKEADAILNRLEKASEAPRPRTMYEAGEVVRVNEGPFADFNGTVEEVDYEKSRLKVSVSIFGRATPVELEFGQVEKLD
- the secE gene encoding preprotein translocase subunit SecE; this encodes MKANNAETPDSSNAADTFKWVAAFVLAAAAVVGNYLYGEMSVVVRAAGVVVLIAAALGVAATTTKGKAAISFAKESRMEVRKVVWPTRQETMQTTLIVLAVSIVMALVLWGIDGIMVRLVALATGV